One window of the Longimicrobium sp. genome contains the following:
- a CDS encoding N-acetylmuramoyl-L-alanine amidase, whose protein sequence is MPLRTPLPASALAALLIAACATASTVNRSDVESGPSNEAQRGGLPPVPARSGTLAIDVVYPAEGAELTVSNSNFIFGSVGTGGARLTINGAPVEVAANGAFLAFLPVPPNGVYELSAVAEARDGGQAQRQQATLRRTVRVPVRQEPPSAGGPLAIVQGSVTPAGGMTVVENEPLTVRFRATPGARARIVFSDGTSAPLVERRASERVEGFQQDVTQRPREFSEYAGTFPAWQWIAGPAGTPNATVAPVDPGARKGLIELVRGQDTLRMPLRVNVGVLEPGITRQAVAVATREDSVVIGQAVPGTNTPYQWFFPSGTVFTITGERDGFYRARLTQDLSVWIDARTLRLLPENAPAPAGTVGTVRVVPAAEWIDLRLSTSDRLPYRVTADGSTVAVEVFGAATRTNWAHYGPEDAFVRRVSWEQPRSDLFTARVETAEPVWGWRSFYDAGGTLVVRVRRPPRVDRERPLAGRFIGVDAGHPPGGAIGPTRLTEAEANLAIAKRLVRLLEAAGARVLETRPDTAAVPLNLRPVLAERANVELLVSIHNNAFPDGVNPFTNAGTTAFYNAPQSLELARGLQRELIGELGLRDLGIARADLALVRATWFPSTLTETMFLMVPQQEAALRDPAVQERIARAHFRAIEAFFRSRAR, encoded by the coding sequence ATGCCGCTCCGCACCCCGCTCCCCGCCTCCGCGCTCGCCGCACTGCTGATCGCGGCGTGCGCCACGGCGTCCACCGTCAACCGCAGCGACGTCGAGTCCGGCCCATCGAACGAAGCGCAGCGCGGCGGCTTGCCCCCCGTACCGGCGCGGAGCGGGACGCTGGCGATCGACGTCGTCTATCCGGCCGAGGGCGCGGAGCTCACCGTCAGCAACAGCAACTTCATCTTCGGCAGCGTGGGCACCGGCGGCGCGCGGCTCACCATCAACGGCGCGCCCGTCGAGGTCGCCGCGAACGGCGCCTTCCTCGCCTTTCTCCCCGTCCCCCCGAACGGCGTGTACGAGCTCTCGGCCGTGGCCGAGGCGCGCGACGGGGGGCAGGCGCAGCGGCAGCAGGCGACGCTGCGCCGCACCGTCCGTGTGCCCGTGCGCCAGGAGCCGCCGTCCGCGGGCGGGCCGCTGGCCATCGTGCAGGGGAGCGTCACGCCGGCGGGGGGGATGACGGTGGTGGAGAACGAGCCGCTGACCGTGCGCTTCCGCGCCACGCCGGGCGCGCGGGCGCGGATCGTGTTCAGCGATGGCACCTCGGCCCCGCTGGTGGAGCGCCGCGCGAGCGAGCGCGTGGAGGGCTTCCAGCAGGACGTGACGCAGCGCCCGCGCGAGTTCTCGGAATACGCGGGCACCTTCCCCGCCTGGCAGTGGATCGCCGGCCCGGCGGGGACGCCGAACGCCACCGTCGCGCCGGTCGATCCGGGCGCGCGGAAGGGGCTGATCGAACTGGTGCGCGGCCAGGACACGCTGCGCATGCCGCTGCGGGTGAACGTGGGCGTGCTGGAGCCCGGCATCACGCGCCAGGCCGTCGCCGTGGCCACGCGCGAGGACAGCGTGGTGATCGGGCAGGCGGTGCCGGGGACGAACACGCCGTACCAGTGGTTCTTCCCCAGCGGCACCGTCTTCACCATCACCGGCGAGCGCGACGGGTTCTACCGCGCGCGGCTGACGCAGGACCTGTCGGTGTGGATCGACGCTCGCACGCTGCGCCTCCTCCCGGAGAACGCGCCCGCGCCGGCGGGGACGGTCGGCACCGTGCGCGTGGTCCCCGCGGCGGAGTGGATCGACCTGCGGCTCTCCACCTCGGACCGCCTGCCGTACCGCGTCACCGCCGACGGCAGCACCGTCGCCGTCGAGGTCTTCGGCGCGGCGACGCGGACCAACTGGGCGCACTACGGGCCGGAGGACGCGTTCGTGCGCCGCGTGTCGTGGGAGCAGCCGCGCAGCGACCTCTTCACCGCGCGGGTGGAGACGGCGGAGCCGGTGTGGGGATGGCGCAGCTTCTACGACGCGGGGGGCACGCTGGTGGTCCGCGTCCGCCGCCCGCCGCGCGTCGACCGCGAGCGCCCGCTGGCGGGGCGATTCATCGGCGTGGACGCGGGGCATCCCCCCGGCGGGGCGATCGGGCCCACGCGGCTGACCGAGGCCGAGGCGAATCTCGCCATCGCCAAGCGGCTGGTGCGTTTGCTGGAGGCGGCGGGCGCGCGCGTGCTGGAGACGCGGCCCGACACCGCCGCCGTCCCGCTCAATCTCCGTCCCGTCCTTGCGGAGCGTGCGAACGTGGAGCTGCTCGTCTCCATCCACAACAACGCGTTCCCCGACGGGGTGAACCCGTTCACCAATGCGGGGACCACGGCGTTCTACAACGCGCCGCAGTCGCTGGAGCTCGCGCGGGGACTGCAGCGCGAGCTGATCGGCGAGCTGGGGCTGCGCGACCTGGGGATCGCGCGCGCCGACCTGGCGCTGGTGCGTGCGACGTGGTTCCCCTCGACGCTGACGGAGACGATGTTCCTGATGGTGCCGCAGCAGGAGGCCGCGCTGCGCGACCCCGCGGTGCAGGAGCGCATCGCCCGGGCGCACTTCCGGGCGATCGAGGCGTTCTTCCGCAGCCGGGCAAGATAG
- a CDS encoding YbjN domain-containing protein, which produces MVTREDVESYLLRAGLDHEEISEGMWLVRAGAPDAGIVIHLSPPLLVFRMKVMDLPGDEQRCAGLFRRLLELNATDLVHAAYALEEGDVILSESLEVENLDFNEFQATLDSFQMALAQHLEALAEFRDCAPAQA; this is translated from the coding sequence ATGGTCACGCGTGAAGACGTGGAGAGCTACCTGCTGCGCGCGGGGCTGGACCACGAAGAGATCAGCGAGGGGATGTGGCTGGTGCGCGCCGGCGCGCCCGACGCCGGCATCGTCATCCACCTGTCGCCGCCGCTGCTGGTGTTCCGCATGAAGGTGATGGACCTGCCGGGCGACGAGCAGCGCTGCGCCGGCCTCTTCCGCCGCCTGCTGGAGCTGAACGCCACCGACCTGGTGCACGCCGCCTACGCGCTGGAGGAGGGCGACGTGATCCTCAGCGAGTCGCTGGAGGTGGAGAACCTGGACTTCAACGAGTTCCAGGCCACCCTCGACTCGTTCCAGATGGCGCTCGCGCAGCACCTGGAGGCGCTTGCCGAGTTCCGCGACTGCGCCCCGGCCCAGGCCTGA
- a CDS encoding PspA/IM30 family protein translates to MGLFDRFSTMLRSNINDLIARAENPEKMLNQVIEDMRGQLARARQEVAVAIADAAKLKKQADDEQKQAEDWEQRAMLAIRQGRDDLARQALMRHQEHAQRAHELFATWQRHQEDTDRLRDALRQLNEKIQEAQRKKNLLIAKQRRAQAQRRIHETMSGLSDSSAFEAFDRMAERIEQNERMALAAASVTEELTGDQLERDFKALEAGSGTDVDYKLLEMKQKMGILPAPAAAEPRALGAGEQAPAQPQPAAAAASSAGAAPGGTGNGTPATQQPIPMPAGGPPIHEAELLEEFEALEEEERGRA, encoded by the coding sequence ATGGGACTCTTCGATCGTTTCTCGACGATGCTCAGGTCGAACATCAACGACCTGATCGCCCGGGCCGAGAACCCGGAAAAGATGCTCAACCAGGTGATCGAGGACATGCGCGGCCAGCTTGCCCGGGCAAGGCAGGAGGTCGCGGTGGCCATCGCCGATGCCGCCAAGCTGAAGAAGCAGGCGGATGACGAGCAGAAGCAGGCGGAAGACTGGGAGCAGCGCGCCATGCTGGCCATCCGCCAGGGGCGCGACGACCTGGCCCGCCAGGCGCTGATGCGCCACCAGGAGCACGCCCAGCGCGCGCACGAGCTGTTCGCCACCTGGCAGCGCCACCAGGAAGACACCGACCGGCTGCGCGACGCGCTGCGGCAGCTGAACGAGAAGATCCAGGAGGCGCAGCGCAAGAAGAACCTGCTGATCGCCAAGCAGCGGCGCGCGCAGGCGCAGCGGCGCATCCACGAGACGATGTCGGGCCTCAGCGACTCGTCGGCGTTCGAGGCGTTCGACCGCATGGCCGAGCGCATCGAGCAGAACGAGCGGATGGCGCTGGCCGCCGCCTCGGTCACCGAGGAGCTGACCGGCGACCAGCTGGAGCGCGACTTCAAGGCGCTCGAGGCCGGCTCCGGCACCGACGTGGACTACAAGCTGCTGGAGATGAAGCAGAAGATGGGGATCCTCCCCGCGCCCGCCGCCGCCGAGCCGCGCGCCCTGGGCGCCGGCGAGCAGGCGCCGGCGCAGCCGCAGCCCGCGGCGGCCGCGGCGTCGTCCGCCGGCGCCGCGCCGGGCGGGACGGGGAACGGCACGCCCGCCACGCAGCAGCCCATCCCCATGCCCGCCGGCGGCCCGCCCATCCACGAGGCCGAGCTGCTGGAGGAGTTCGAGGCGCTCGAGGAAGAGGAGCGCGGCCGCGCCTGA